The DNA region GCCCGGCGGAGCTGGCCGCCGGCGGCCTCGGGGCGGCGAGCTACTCCTTCGTCTCGATCTTCTGCGTCGGCGTGATCGCCGCCGTGGGCAACCTGGTCGCCATCCGCCATGGCGCGGGCGACAGCGCCGGGGCGGCGCGCCTGACCCAGGCCGGCCTCTGGCTCGGCTGGGGCCTGGCCCTGGGCGCCGGGCTGCTGCTGTGGAACCTGGGCCCGCTGCTGGCCCTGTTCGGCCAGGAGGCGCACAACATCGAGGGCGGCATGCGCTTCCTCTCCACCCTGGTGTTCGCCCTGCCCGGCTACATGACCTTCATGGCCCTGCGCGGCTTCACCAGCGCCATCGGCCGCCCCGGGCCGGTGATGGCCATCAGCATCGGCGGTGCGCTGGCCAACTTCGCCCTCAACTACATGCTCATCCATGGCTGGTTCGGCTTGCCGCCACTGGGCCTGGCCGGCATCGGCCTGGTCACCGCGCTGGTGATGAGCGCCATGGCGGCGCTGCTGGCCTGGCACGTGACCCGCCACCCGGCCTACGCCGCCTATTCCCTGCGCCATGGCCTGCTGCACCCGCGCCTGGACGACCTGCGCGAGCTGCTGCGCCTGGGCCTGCCCATCGGCGGCACCTATGCGGTGGAGTCCGGGCTCTTCGCCTTCGCCGCGCTGTGCATGGGTGCGCTGGGCAGCCTGTCGCTGGCGGCACACCAGATCGCGATCATGTCCGTGTACGTGGCCTTCATGGTGCCGGTGGGCATCTCCTACGCGGTGACCTTCCGCATCGGCCAGCACTTCGGCGCCGGCCGCCTGGAGGACGCGCGCCGCGCCGGGCGCCTGGGCATCGCCGTGGGCGCCGGCTGCATG from Pseudomonas tohonis includes:
- a CDS encoding NorM family multidrug efflux MATE transporter is translated as MPQQIRSELLAILRLAGPLIAAQLANVLMVFTDTVMMGLLGPAELAAGGLGAASYSFVSIFCVGVIAAVGNLVAIRHGAGDSAGAARLTQAGLWLGWGLALGAGLLLWNLGPLLALFGQEAHNIEGGMRFLSTLVFALPGYMTFMALRGFTSAIGRPGPVMAISIGGALANFALNYMLIHGWFGLPPLGLAGIGLVTALVMSAMAALLAWHVTRHPAYAAYSLRHGLLHPRLDDLRELLRLGLPIGGTYAVESGLFAFAALCMGALGSLSLAAHQIAIMSVYVAFMVPVGISYAVTFRIGQHFGAGRLEDARRAGRLGIAVGAGCMLSFAALFWLAPEWVVGLFLDRTAGEYQEVVALAVSLLAIAALFELFDGIQTIAMGAIRGLKDAKTTFLVGLGCYWLVGAPAAWLLAFPLGMGAQGVWWGLASGLACAAVGLTLGFEWKTLRMLRPQVPLAGACKAP